From the genome of Eucalyptus grandis isolate ANBG69807.140 chromosome 2, ASM1654582v1, whole genome shotgun sequence, one region includes:
- the LOC104420579 gene encoding exocyst complex component EXO70E2: MGDCEPTLVNHEMEHHIVAAAQHLIMALRASTNLNIDDMRSFLSNVEARLSTKSTPIESRGGPLMDMEEQLRQCEIVIMRWEANQSLIWDSSSEETSEYMNAAAEIQKLVENLESVSPIRNGKQKELLLRAQNILQRAMSRLTEELRHILVLYKEYHEPRYMSCRSFVEDVVYDESFASIEDEAAELTSHAEDGGSASAERRVSLIRPDMVPALKSIAQVMFSSKYDQEFCQAYVSIRKEALHEYLVILKMEQLTIEDTLRMDWDKMSNEIKKWAWAMRIIVRVYLASEKHLCNEVLGEFGSVNSETFVEITKASMLLFLNFGEAIIMSPRQPEKLFRVLDMYEVLAELCNYVDALYSEYAGASFRIEFHDLLASVGDYARGTFAEFRNRVALDRSQKPFGGGGIHPLTKYAMNYIKVLSAYRGPLNLLLCDREVKCLEPCLGIDNEEECSADSSCALAVHLRSLVSVLESNLIEKSKLFKDTSIQHIFLMNNIHYMVQKIKDSDLRRYFGDEWIRKHIGKYQQHATSYLRATWSSALSLLKDGGNQALSFCKPTFRERCKAFCLAFEEVYKCQTRWIIRDPQLRSDMQIATTQKVIHAYRTFLGVNLGSIGEKYIKYTADDMENYILDLFEGSPKSLPHPWKK, encoded by the coding sequence ATGGGGGATTGCGAACCCACCCTTGTAAACCATGAAATGGAGCATCACATAGTTGCAGCAGCTCAGCACCTCATAATGGCACTGAGAGCAAGTACAAACCTGAACATTGATGACATGAGAAGTTTCCTCTCCAATGTTGAAGCTCGTCTTTCCACAAAGTCCACGCCTATTGAGAGCAGGGGCGGGCCGTTGATGGACATGGAAGAGCAGCTCAGACAGTGTGAGATAGTGATCATGAGATGGGAGGCTAACCAGTCACTGATATGGGACTCTAGCTCAGAGGAAACCTCAGAGTATATGAATGCTGCTGCTGAGATTCAAAAATTAGTAGAGAATTTAGAAAGCGTTTCTCCCATAAGGAATGGGAAGCAGAAGGAACTTCTTCTTCGTGCTCAAAACATCTTGCAGAGAGCAATGTCGAGGCTCACGGAAGAGCTGAGGCACATTCTTGTCTTGTATAAGGAGTACCATGAGCCCAGATACATGTCATGCCGCTCTTTTGTGGAGGATGTGGTGTATGATGAATCGTTTGCTTCCATAGAGGATGAAGCAGCTGAGTTAACATCTCATGCGGAGGATGGGGGCAGTGCATCAGCAGAACGTCGGGTAAGTCTGATCCGCCCCGATATGGTCCCTGCTCTCAAGTCAATTGCACAGGTGATGTTTTCATCAAAGTATGATCAGGAATTTTGCCAAGCTTATGTTAGCATCCGGAAAGAAGCGCTGCATGAGTACTTGGTCATTCTCAAAATGGAGCAGTTGACAATTGAAGATACTCTGAGAATGGATTGGGATAAGATGAGCaatgagataaagaaatgggcGTGGGCTATGAGGATCATCGTACGAGTCTATCTTGCTAGTGAAAAACATCTTTGCAATGAGGTTCTAGGAGAGTTTGGTTCCGTTAACTCGGAAACCTTTGTCGAAATCACCAAGGCTTCGATGCTGCTTTTCTTGAACTTTGGTGAAGCCATAATAATGTCACCACGTCAACCGGAGAAGTTATTTCGCGTGCTTGACATGTATGAGGTCCTTGCTGAACTCTGTAATTACGTAGATGCTTTATACTCAGAATATGCCGGTGCTTCCTTCAGAATTGAGTTTCATGATCTTCTGGCCAGTGTGGGTGATTATGCAAGAGGCACATTTGCTGAATTTAGGAACCGCGTTGCTCTAGACAGGTCTCAGAAGCCTTTTGGCGGAGGTGGGATTCATCCTCTTACCAAGTATGCCATGAACTACATCAAGGTCCTTTCTGCATATAGAGGCCCCCTTAATTTGCTTCTTTGTGATCGAGAGGTAAAATGTCTGGAGCCTTGTCTTGGAATCGATAACGAGGAGGAATGCTCTGCAGACAGTTCATGTGCATTGGCTGTCCATTTGAGGTCACTGGTGTCTGTTTTAGAGTCGAACCTTATCGAGAAGTCCAAGCTATTCAAGGATACTTCTATACAGCATATATTTCTTATGAATAATATCCATTACATGGTTCAAAAGATAAAAGACTCCGACCTCAGGCGTTACTTTGGGGACGAGTGGATCAGGAAGCATATCGGTAAATACCAGCAGCACGCGACGAGTTATCTAAGAGCCACGTGGAGTTCTGCTCTTTCTTTGCTCAAGGATGGTGGAAACCAGGCTTTGAGCTTCTGTAAGCCAACTTTCAGAGAACGGTGTAAGGCGTTCTGTCTTGCTTTCGAGGAAGTCTACAAGTGCCAGACAAGGTGGATCATCCGGGATCCTCAGCTCCGGTCGGATATGCAGATTGCAACTACACAGAAAGTGATCCACGCGTATCGGACGTTTCTCGGTGTGAATTTAGGTTCTATCGGGGAGAAGTACATCAAGTACACTGCTGATGACATGGAGAACTACATTTTGGATCTTTTCGAAGGATCCCCAAAGTCATTGCCCCATCCATGGAAGAAGTGA
- the LOC120290165 gene encoding uncharacterized protein LOC120290165 — MEAGPARGNGDADLREHPPSAPGGDDHAFQIKRLHSSSSSSSSGSSLSSGESFELEVKETSTSDAGVCGHLIHNDKDRKLVPRRTEEDIPVSSMPKTESSEDGSSRHSRSDNWSAKQLPPVQVMERTGDVAGSPSPYRIPSSVFARTKSTAPMEWSVTSNESLFSIQMGNSSFTRDQVCWIGKSQELGTSSAPPIPPPVTVDRANPTPANKSPEIDSRITNIGEHQCAPAPAAQPPKDSKRSAGHSKEIFPWSEIASFHSTSPSHNSDASGNSVKSFAFPILSKDVAMSGSLGVGPNGMKPVMSFSQAQSEPQSPKPPQPPKSAAVAAASGTGQARWFACFPCCSTCSSS; from the exons ATGGAAGCTGGGCCTGCGAGGGGTAATGGTGATGCCGATTTAAGGGAGCATCCTCCTTCCGCTCCAGGCGGAGATGATCATGCATTTCAAATCAAGCGGCTAcattcgtcgtcgtcgtcgtcgtcatccgGGTCGTCATTGTCGTCTGGAGAGTCCTTTGAATTAGAGGTGAAGGAGACTAGCACTTCCGATGCAGGCGTGTGTGGCCACCTCATCCACAACGACAAAGACCGTAAATTGGTTCCAAGACGAACAGAAGAAGACATTCCGGTCAGCTCGATGCCCAAGACCGAATCGTCCGAGGATGGTTCGTCGCGGCACTCGAGGTCCGACAACTGGTCGGCGAAGCAACTCCCTCCGGTTCAGGTGATGGAACGAACGGGCGACGTCGCGGGGAGCCCTTCTCCGTACAGGATCCCTTCTTCCGTGTTCGCCAGAACCAAATCGACTGCCCCGATGGAATGGAGCGTCACTTCCAACGAATCATTGTTCAGCATCCAGATGGGAAATTCGAGTTTTACTAGAGACCAGGTATGTTGGATTGGCAAATCTCAAGAGCTCGGCACGTCCAGCGCACCACCTATTCCTCCTCCGGTGACGGTGGATCGTGCCAACCCAACTCCAGCCAATAAATCGCCGGAAATTGACTCAAGAATCACGAATATAGGCGAGCATCAATGCGCACCCGCCCCGGCTGCTCAACCACCGAAGGATTCAAAGCGAAGCGCGGGTCATAGTAAAGAAATTTTCCCTTGGTCAGAGATAGCTTCCTTCCATTCCACCAGTCCGTCGCACAATTCTGATGCGAGCGGAAACAGCGTTAAATCCTTCGCCTTTCCAAT ATTGTCCAAAGATGTGGCCATGAGCGGCTCGCTGGGGGTCGGTCCGAACGGCATGAAGCCAGTGATGTCCTTCTCGCAAGCGCAGTCGGAACCGCAGTCTCCGAAGCCCCCGCAGCCCCCTAAATCAGCAGCAGTAGCAGCAGCATCAGGCACGGGTCAGGCCAGATGGTTCGCTTGCTTTCCTTGTTGCTCGACCTGTTCCTCGAGCTGA
- the LOC104420611 gene encoding replication protein A 70 kDa DNA-binding subunit B has translation MAKTVTPGAISIMRSTPSPDSSGDVPAIVVQVLDLKSTGSRNRFMFTANDGKMKLKGILPSNVESEILSGSIQNLGLIRILHYTLNDIPNKSDKYLVVNKCEAVSPALEMEIGSDAIEESGILLKPKQEFEVENQAKTGAGVLLKPKQEMVAKSAAQIVHEQSRNMAPAARLAMTRRVHPLVSLNPYQGSWTIKVRVTSKGNMRTYRNARGEGCVFNVELTDEDGTQIQATMFKDAARKFYDKLEMGKVYYISRGTLKVANKQFKTVQNDYEMTLNENSEVEEASSEASFVPETKFNFVPIDMLGPHVNGKELIDVIGVVQSVSPTMSIRRKSNNDIIPKRDITIADETKKTVVVSLWNDLATTVGQELLDSSDQSPIVAIKSLRVGDFQGVSLSTISRSVVKVNPETPEAEKLRSWFDSEGKGSSMDSVGSGITASSRNGSRSMYSDRVFLSHFTSNPSLGDDKPAFFSVRAYVSFIRSDQTMWYRACKTCNKKVTEAIGSGYWCEGCQKNDEGCSLRYIMVVKVSDPSGEAWFSTFNEEAEHIIGCPADELNQLRSQENEENPYQLMLKQATWVPHLFRVSVAQHEYMGEKRQRLTVRGIAPVDFAAESRFLLEEISKEKASQ, from the exons ATGGCGAAGACGGTGACGCCGGGCGCGATCTCCATCATGCGGTCGACGCCGTCGCCGGACTCCTCCGGCGATGTGCCCGCCATCGTCGTCCAGGTGCTCGACCTCAAGTCCACCGGCAGCCGCAACCGCTTCAT GTTCACGGCTAATGATGGGAAGATGAAGTTGAAAGGGATCCTGCCTTCGAATGTGGAGTCTGAGATTCTTTCCGGGAGTATTCAGAATCTGGGCCTGATCCGGATACTTCATTACACCCTCAACGACATTCCGAACAAGTCGGACAA GTATCTGGTTGTCAACAAGTGCGAAGCGGTTTCTCCAGCACTCGAAATGGAAATTGGGAGCGATGCG ATCGAGGAAAGCGGAATTCTTTTGAAGCCGAAGCAAGAATTTGAAGTAGAAAATCAAGCGAAAACAGGAGCTGGAGTACTTTTGAAGCCGAAGCAAGAGATGGTTGCGAAGTCGGCTGCCCAAATTGTTCACGAACAAAGCAGGAA TATGGCTCCCGCTGCACGTCTAGCCATGACTAGAAGGGTTCATCCTCTCGTATCACTGAATCCTTACCAAGGCAGTTGGACCATAAAAGTCCGAGTGACGAGCAAAGGGAACATGCGCACTTACAGGAATGCTAGAGGTGAAGGTTGTGTCTTCAACGTGGAGTTAACAGATGAAGAT GGTACACAAATACAAGCAACAATGTTCAAGGACGCTGCCAGGAAATTCTATGACAAGCTTGAAATGGGGAAGGTGTATTACATATCAAGAGGAACACTGAAGGTTGCTAATAAACAGTTCAAGACAGTGCAAAATGACTATGAGATGACCTTGAATGAGAATTCTGAAGTGGAAGAGGCCAGTAGTGAAGCTTCTTTTGTCCCCgaaacaaaatttaattttgtccCAATCGATATGTTAGGTCCCCATGTCAACGGGAAAGAGCTCATTG ATGTTATTGGCGTGGTTCAAAGTGTTTCTCCTACCATGAGCATCCGAAGGAAAAGCAACAATGACATTATCCCTAAGCGTGATATAACTATTGCTGATGAGAC GAAGAAGACCGTTGTGGTTTCTCTGTGGAATGATCTCGCGACCACTGTAGGTCAGGAATTGCTTGACTCTTCTGACCAATCGCCTATTGTTGCTATAAAGTCCTTGAGAGTCGGGGATTTCCAAG GTGTATCTTTGTCTACAATAAGCCGAAGCGTAGTAAAAGTAAATCCAGAGACACCGGAAGCAGAGAAGCTGAGATCCTG GTTTGACTCTGAAGGTAAAGGCAGCTCAATGGACTCTGTTGGTTCAGGCATTACTGCCTCATCAAGAAATGGATCAAGGTCCATGTATTCTGACAGGGTGTTCCTTTCTCATTTTACTAGCAATCCTTCTTTGGGTGATGACAAG CCTGCATTTTTCAGCGTTAGAGCCTACGTGAGTTTCATTAGGTCTGATCAAACGATGTGGTATCGTGCATGCAAAACATGTAACAAGAAAGTGACAGAAGCCATTGGATCTGGATATTGGTGCGAAGGGTGTCAGAAAAATGATGAAGGATGCAGTTTGAG ATACATAATGGTAGTGAAGGTTTCAGACCCAAGTGGTGAAGCATGGTTTTCTACATTCAATGAAGAAGCAGAGCATATCATTGGGTGCCCAGCTGATGAGCTCAATCAACTGAGATCACAG GAGAACGAGGAGAACCCATATCAGCTAATGCTGAAACAAGCAACTTGGGTTCCTCATCTTTTCCGGGTCAGCGTTGCTCAGCATGAGTACATGGGTGAAAAGAGGCAAAGGCTAACAGTGagaggaattgctcctgttgatTTCGCTGCAGAGTCTAGATTTTTGCTGGAAGAAATATCGAAAGAGAAGGCTTCTCAGTAG
- the LOC104420589 gene encoding glycerophosphodiester phosphodiesterase GDPD6 gives MGSACLILFALSCLIVESAARPFYPLPSKVAEGERRPLQTSRPYNIAHRGSNGELPEETAAAYMRAIKEGADFIETDILSSKDGVLICFHDVTLDDTTDVAQHKEFANRKRTYVVQDANTTGFFTVDFTLKELKSLRARQRFPYRDQQYNGKFQIITFEEYIAIALDATRVVGIYPEIKNPVFINEHVKWPNGKKFEDMFVETLKKYGYKGSYLSDEWKKQPAFIQSFAPTSLVYASNLTDLPKIFLIDDITVPTQDTNQSYWEITSDGYFDFIKNYVVGIGPWKDTVVPVVNNYLQPPTDLVARAHAHNLEVHPYTYRNENMFLHFNFNQDPYEEYEFWIHKMGVDGLFTDFTGSLHNYQEWTSPLSSKDSNETSLLHKIAVMVSSYERV, from the exons ATGGGTTCTGCCT GTCTCATTCTCTTTGCCCTTTCATGTCTCATTGTGGAGAGTGCTGCAAGGCCTTTCTACCCTCTCCCCAGCAAAGTGGCAGAAGGAGAAAGACGACCGCTACAGACCTCTCGTCCTTATAATATAGCCCATCGAGGTTCAAATGGAGAGCTTCCTGAAGAAACTGCTGCTGCTTATATG AGAGCAATTAAAGAGGGTGCAGACTTCATTGAAACAGACATTTTATCCTCAAAAGATGGTGTTCTTATATGCTTCCATGATGTGACTCTTGATGATACAACCGATGTTGCTCAACACAAGGAATTTGCTAACCGTAAAAGAACCTATGTAGTCCAAGACGCTAACACTACCGGCTTCTTCACTG TTGATTTCACATTGAAAGAACTAAAGTCATTGAGGGCGAGACAGAGGTTCCCATACCGGGATCAGCAATATAATG ggaaatttcaaattattacttTTGAAGAGTACATTGCAATCGCACTGGATGCAACCAGAGTTGTCGGCATATACCCTGAGATTAAGAACCCTGTGTTCATCAATGAACAT GTGAAGTGGCCAAATGGGAAGAAATTTGAGGATATGTTTGTGGAGACACTTAAGAAGTATGGATATAAGGGTTCATATCTGTCGGATGAATGGAAGAAGCAACCTGCATTTATCCAGTCTTTTGCTCCTACTTCCCTTGTGTATGCATCAAATCTGACAGATTTGCCCaaaatcttcttgattgatGACATTACCGTTCCTACTCAGGACACTAACCAG TCATACTGGGAGATTACTTCAGATGGATACTTTGATTTTATTAAGAACTATGTAGTGGGCATTGGACCCTGGAAAGATACTGTGGTTCCTGTTGTGAACAATTATCTGCAACCGCCGACTGATCTTGTTGCCCGAGCACATGCACACAATTTAGAG GTGCACCCTTACACCTATAGGAACGAGAACATGTTTCTCCACTTCAACTTCAATCAAGATCCTTATGAGGAATACGAGTTCTGGATTCACAAGATGGGAGTTGATGGGCTCTTCACGGATTTCACAGGGAGTCTACACAATTACCAGGAGTGGACCTCTCCTCTCAGTTCAAAAGACTCTAACGAGACTTCCCTATTGCACAAAATTGCTGTGATGGTCTCTTCCTATGAGAGGGTATGA